GTAAAGTTTTTGGGGTTCAAAAGGCTTTACAAGATACCCTGAAGCAGGATTTTCCGTGGCTCGAGAGAGAGTAACTTTATCTGAGTGAGCAGTTAAGTAAATAACTGGTATTTCTAATGCCAGTATGCTCTTAGCAGCATCAATACCATCAATATCTCCTTTTAAAAAAATATCCATTAAAACAATATCCGGCCTAAGTTCTGCAGCAAGTTTAACAGCATCTTCGCCGTCTGAAACTATACCAAGCACCCTGTAGCCATAATCTTCTAATTTTAACTTTATGTCCATTGCAATGATATGCTCATCCTCAACTACAAGAATATCAGAACTCACATACCCCGCCCCCATTAAACAAAACGATAAATATCACCATAAGTTCTCCACGAATGTTTATAAATATACATCTATTTTTATGAAAATGATAGAAAATTAGACTGTAATTAAACAAGTACTAATACTTATGGTATCAAGCTGGTTTTTAATACAAAATAGGCGGTTTTTTATGAATTTAAGGTAATAATTCTAATATTTAAGTGAATAAAAAACTCAGATTGCACATATAAAAAGAAATTATAAATGATTTTAAACAAGTTAAAAGGTTTAATTTTTGTATTTTAAAAGAAATTTTTACCCGCTGAACATTACATTAATAAAATTATTACAATTAAATTTATATTTATTACAAATCATAATTATTTTAGTACAATGACGGAGGTTGAATGATGGGTATTGATGAAGAATTGCATAATAGAATTGTTAATGCATTAAAAGGAGCAGATTTTCCAATAAATAACTATGATAAACTTATGGAATCATTCCCCAAAGGTAAAGCAGGGGTATGTAGAGCTCCAGGATTTGATATAACAGTAGAAGACGCTGTAACTTCACTTGTAGAAGAAGACTTTCCATTTAACAATGCTGAAGATGTAGCACATGTAGTAATTAAAAGAATAAGACGCGGCGGAATAATGTAATTAATTTAAAAACAACTATCTAAAACTATTTTTTTTAATTTAAAAATAAAATTTAATTAATTAATCTGATAAAAATACAGTGTTTATTTTTGACAATTCCTATTATTTGTATTTAAAAATAGGACCGTCAAATGAAAATAAAAGTTAAGTAATTTTGCCTGCATACTAACTCACTGGTTCACAGGTAGTTCACCCTTTCCTCCCCGAGCAACCCT
This genomic window from Methanobacterium sp. contains:
- a CDS encoding MTH865 family protein, translated to MMGIDEELHNRIVNALKGADFPINNYDKLMESFPKGKAGVCRAPGFDITVEDAVTSLVEEDFPFNNAEDVAHVVIKRIRRGGIM